The nucleotide window GGCTGCGGGTCATCCAGCTGATCAGCAAGGCGGCCGGCCCCCTGGGGATGGTGGGCGGCCAGGCCATGGACCTGGACTGTGAGGGGAAACAGGTCCCCTTTACCACCCTGCGCTCGATCCACCGTCGCAAGACCGGGGCCCTGATCACCGCCTCGGTACAGACCGGGGCAATGCTGGCCAATGCCGATCCCGGCCGTTTTGCCGGACTCACCCTTTACGGAGAAAAAATCGGTTTGGCCTTTCAAATCGTTGACGATCTGCTTAATGTGGAGGGCACCACCGAACAACTGGGCAAGGCGGCCGGCTCGGATGCCGAACGACGCAAGGCCACTTATCCGGCCTTTTTCGGGGTGGCGGCGACCAGAAGGATGGCCGAAGAAACCGTGACCACTGCGCTGGCCGCAATAGACACCCTTGATCACCGGGCCGAGCCGCTCCGCCATCTGGCCCGATACATAGTGGAACGAAAGCGATAAACACCTTACCACCACAACCATGAAGAAATTTACTCCGTTGCTTGACACCATCAACTCACCGGACGACCTGCGCAAGCTGCCGGTAAAGATCCTGCCGGAACTGGCCGGGGAAATCCGCCGGATGATCATCGACACCGTTTCCCGCACCGGCGGCCACCTGGCCCCCAGTCTGGGAGTGGTTGAGTTGACCCTGGCCATTCATTACGTGTTCAACACCCCGGCGGACAAGCTCATCTGGGATGTAGGCCATCAATGCTATGCCCACAAACTGCTCACCGGCCGGCGCGACAGTTTTGCAACCCTGCGCCAGTACCGGGGGATCAGCGGTTTTCCCAAACGGAACGAAAGCCCCTACGACACCTTTGACACCGGTCACAGCAGCACCTCGATCTCCGCCGGCCTGGGCATCACCCTGGGCAAGCATCTCAAGGGCGACCACAACCGGGTAATCGCGGTGATCGGCGACGGCTCAATGACCGGCGGCATGGCCTTTGAGGCCTTGAACCAGGCCGGGCATCTCAACAAGGACCTGATCGTCATCTTAAACGACAACGAGATGTCGATCTCACCCAATGTCGGCGCCCTGTCCAGCTTCCTGAGCCGGAAGATGACCGGCAAGACCGTGGCCCGGGCCAAGGAGGAGTTGAAGAACCTGCTCAAATCCCTGTCCAATGTGGGCGAGAACATCCTCCAGGTCCTGAAACGGTCCGAGGAGAGCTTTAAGGGGTTCTTTACCCCGGGGATGCTCTTTGAGGCCCTGAAATTCGAATATGTGGGCCCGATTCCGGGTCACCGGGTCGACAGCCTGATTGAGACCCTGCGCAATGCCAGGGAGTTCAGCCGCGGGCCGGTACTAATCCATGTGCTCACCACCAAGGGCAAGGGCTACGGCCCGGCTGAAAAGAATCCAGGCGCCTATCACGGCGTGGGTCCCTTTGATATCAACACCGGCATCCCGCTGCCCGGAAAACCAGGGCCGGTTTCCTATACCCGCTGTTTCGGCGATACCATGGTCCATCTCGCCGAAAAGAACCCCAAGGTGGTGGCGATCACCGCGGCAATGCCGGCCGGTACCGGCCTGACCCGTTTTGCCGAACGGTTTCCCGACCGCTTCTTTGATGTGGGCATTGCCGAGCAGCATGCGGTCACCTTTGCCGCCGGCCTGGCCACCGAGGGCATGCGGCCGGTGGTGGCCATCTACGCCACCTTTTTCCAACGCGCCCTGGACCAGGTTATTCATGATGTCTGTCTGCCCGATCTGCCGGTCACCTTTGCCCTGGACCGGAGCGGGGTGGTGGGTGACGACGGTCCCACCCATCACGGGATGTTCGACATCGCCATGCTCCGGGCCATCCCCAACCTGGTGCTGATGGCGCCGGCCAACGAAAACGAACTCCAGCACATGCTCAACAGCGCGATCCTTCATCCCGGTCCGGTGGCGATCCGCTATCCCCGCGGCAAGGGCGAGGGCGTTGATCTTGACGCCGAACTCACCGAGCTGGAGCTGGGCAGGGGTGAACTGCTCAGGCAAGGAAAGGACGTGCTGCTGCTGCCGGTGGGCAACCGGGTCGTACCGGCAATGACCGCGGCCCAGGGGCTGGCCAAGATCGGCATCGAGGCAGCGGTGATCAACCCCAGGTTCATCAAACCGCTGGACGAAAAGTTGATCTGTGAGTGGGCTGAAAAGACCGGCCGGCTGGTGACCGTGGAAGACGGCTGCCGCCAGGGCGGATTCGGCAGCGCGGTACTTGAGGCCCTGGCCCGGCACGGGCTGACCCGGGTCAGGGTACGGATGCTGGGCTTCCCGGACCGGTTCATCGAACACGGGCCCCAGGAGGTGCTGCGCAAACAGGCCCACCTTGACGCCCCGGCGATGATCAACGCGGCCATGGAGTTGGTTAAAGACGGATGACGGTGGACAGAAAAGGATAGTAGAGGGTGCAGGGTGCAGGGTGCAGGGTGCAGGGTGCAGGGTGCAGGGTGCAGGGTGCAGGGTGCAGGGTGCAGGGTGCAGGGAATATTATATTCGGACCACGCTCACAGCCCCTATATTTTTTCACCGTAGACCGCAAACCGCTTGCCCGCTGGAGCCTCGGCGAATGAGGTGATTTCTGGTTTCAACTCATCGCTCATTGCTCATTGCCCAGCACTAATTCTTCCGTCTTCCGTCTTCCGTCTTCCGTCCTCTGTCTTCTGTCCTCAGACCCGGTAATACTGCCGATACCAGTCAACGAATTTACGGATCCCCTCTTCAACCGGGGTGTCCGGCTTGAAGCCCACGTCGCGGACCAGGTCGTCCACATCGGCGTAGGTGGCGGGCACATCCCCCATTTGCATGGGCAGCATGTTCTTGTCGGCCTTTTTGCCCAGACATTCCTCCAGCACCTCGATATAGCGCATCAGCTCAACCTGCTGGTTGTTGCCGATATTGTATATCCGGAACGGACAGGCCCCGGTTGCCGGGTCAGGGTCGTTACTCCGCCAGCCGGGGTCAGCCTCGGGCACCCGCATGATGACCCGGAACACCCCCTCGACAATGTCGTCAACATAGGTAAAATCCCGCACCATCCTGCCGTGATTGAACACATCGATGGGCCGGTCCCCGAGGATGGCCTTGGTAAAAAGGAACAGGGCCATGTCCGGCCGGCCCCAGGGACCGTAGACCGTGAAGAACCTGAGTCCGGTGGTGGGCAGGCCGTAGAGGTGGCTGTAGGTATGGGCCATCAGCTCGTTGGCCTTTTTTGAAGCAGCATAGAGGGACAGGGGATGGTCCACGTTGTGGTGCACCGAAAAGGGCATCCTGGTATTGGCCCCGTACACCGAGCTGGACGAGGCATAGACCAGATGGCTTACCCCGGAATGGCGGCACCCCTCGAGAATATTGACAAAGCCGACCAGATTGGTGTCCACGTAGGAGTGGGGATTTTCCAGG belongs to Desulfobacterales bacterium and includes:
- a CDS encoding polyprenyl synthetase family protein, which codes for MNAPLEIKNYLAVKRAQVDQALARLMLPEEGEPADHIKAMGYSLFAGGKRLRPILCLAAAEAVQEENQPAGETLLAAACALECIHTYSLIHDDLPAMDNDDLRRGRPTSHKVFGEAAAILAGDGLLTFAFELLSRPADNNIPSQQRLRVIQLISKAAGPLGMVGGQAMDLDCEGKQVPFTTLRSIHRRKTGALITASVQTGAMLANADPGRFAGLTLYGEKIGLAFQIVDDLLNVEGTTEQLGKAAGSDAERRKATYPAFFGVAATRRMAEETVTTALAAIDTLDHRAEPLRHLARYIVERKR
- the dxs gene encoding 1-deoxy-D-xylulose-5-phosphate synthase, with translation MKKFTPLLDTINSPDDLRKLPVKILPELAGEIRRMIIDTVSRTGGHLAPSLGVVELTLAIHYVFNTPADKLIWDVGHQCYAHKLLTGRRDSFATLRQYRGISGFPKRNESPYDTFDTGHSSTSISAGLGITLGKHLKGDHNRVIAVIGDGSMTGGMAFEALNQAGHLNKDLIVILNDNEMSISPNVGALSSFLSRKMTGKTVARAKEELKNLLKSLSNVGENILQVLKRSEESFKGFFTPGMLFEALKFEYVGPIPGHRVDSLIETLRNAREFSRGPVLIHVLTTKGKGYGPAEKNPGAYHGVGPFDINTGIPLPGKPGPVSYTRCFGDTMVHLAEKNPKVVAITAAMPAGTGLTRFAERFPDRFFDVGIAEQHAVTFAAGLATEGMRPVVAIYATFFQRALDQVIHDVCLPDLPVTFALDRSGVVGDDGPTHHGMFDIAMLRAIPNLVLMAPANENELQHMLNSAILHPGPVAIRYPRGKGEGVDLDAELTELELGRGELLRQGKDVLLLPVGNRVVPAMTAAQGLAKIGIEAAVINPRFIKPLDEKLICEWAEKTGRLVTVEDGCRQGGFGSAVLEALARHGLTRVRVRMLGFPDRFIEHGPQEVLRKQAHLDAPAMINAAMELVKDG
- a CDS encoding NAD-dependent epimerase translates to MEKMKKILVTGAAGFIGFHLSKRLLDHGIEVVGLDNLNDYYDPALKQARLDRLTPSPAFVHVNIDLADRGAMAGLFKDHRFDAVMNLAAQAGVRYSLENPHSYVDTNLVGFVNILEGCRHSGVSHLVYASSSSVYGANTRMPFSVHHNVDHPLSLYAASKKANELMAHTYSHLYGLPTTGLRFFTVYGPWGRPDMALFLFTKAILGDRPIDVFNHGRMVRDFTYVDDIVEGVFRVIMRVPEADPGWRSNDPDPATGACPFRIYNIGNNQQVELMRYIEVLEECLGKKADKNMLPMQMGDVPATYADVDDLVRDVGFKPDTPVEEGIRKFVDWYRQYYRV